The Apodemus sylvaticus chromosome 18, mApoSyl1.1, whole genome shotgun sequence genome includes the window tctagAGGCAGTTGTCCCACTTCCTGGTCTCTCCTCCAAAaacctctccctttcccctcccctttgcctttaagagggtgctcctcaacccacccacctacccactccaggCTCACCAATCCAGCATCCCTTTTGATAGGACAACAAGGAAGCATCCCTTCCACAGGACCTaatacctctcctcccattgatgccagatatggcagtcctctgctacatatgtagtggcAGCCATGGACctatccatgtatactctttggttgtttaatccctgggagctctgtgggttccagtaggttaatattgttgttctttctatggggtttcaattcccttcaactccttcagtccttccctaactcttccctTAAGGTCCCTAGTCTCAGCCCAGTGGTGGCTGTGAACTTCATCTGTCTtcgtcaggtgctggcagaacttCTCAGTGGATAGccataccagactcctgtctgtaagcacttcTTGTTAGCAATAATGTAGAGGTTTTGTGTCTGCAGTTGGGATGGATCCAAAGGTGGAGTGATGTCTGAATGACCTGTCTTTTGATCTCTagtccattttttgtccctgagttttctttagacaggaacaattttgggttaaaatatTTGAGATGTGTGGGTGACCCCATCACTCCATTGGGTGAAATGTCTAATTACTAGAGagggtctcttcaggttctatctcccatacattgtgtatttcagctaatgccatctgGTTTGGGTCCTGGGGTATTCCTCTTGCATCCccggcatctgggactttctagtgattTCCCTCATTCCCTACCTCCAAATGCtacttatatttattcattctcttggccctctggacttctctcctgtctcttctcatacctggtcctgcccccttttccctgccccttccctctctcacccagttccctggctccctctgcctcctgtgattactatgtttccccttctaagtaggatttaaGCATCTAGACTTTGGCCTTTCTTTTTGTTAAGATTCATATGCTCTGTGAGTTGTActatgggtattctgaacttttggactaatatccacttatcagtgagtacatactatgaatgtccttttgggtctaggttaccgcactcaagttccattcatttctctacaaaattcatgaagtcatttttaatagctgaatattattccaatatgtaaatgtaccacatcttctgtatccattcttccattgagggacgtctgggttgcttccatcttctaactattataaataaggctgttatgagcatagtggagcatgtgtccttatatgtTGGACCATCTtttggtatatgtccaggagtggtatagctgggtcctcaagtagaactatttccaattttctgaggaactgacagattaatttccaaagtggttgtaccagtttgcagtcctaccagcaatggaggattgttcctttttttccacatcctcaccagcatgtgctgttacttgagtttttgatcttagccattctgatttgtatagggtggaatctcagggtcattttgatttgtgttttcatgatgactaaggatattgaacaattctttaggtgcttggggaccattcaagattcctcagttgagaattatttgtttagctctgtatcctatttttttagttgggttacttggttttctggagtctaactttctgagttctttgtttattttggatattagccttctatcagatgtagggttggtataGCTCTTTCCCCAATCTATAGGTTTCCCCTATCTataggttgacattttgtcctgttgacagtttcctttgccttattgaagcttttcagtttcatgagttcccacttatcaattcttgatcttagagcctgagttattggtgttctgttcaagaaaatttcccttgtgcagATGTGTTTCAGGCtcattcccactttctcttctgttagattcagcatatttggttttatgttgaggtccttgatccacttagacttgagctttgtacaagaaaataaatatggataaattttcattcttccacacgcagactgccagttagaccagcaccatttattgaagatgctttctttttttcccactgtatggctttggtttctttgtcaaagatcaagtggccataagtgtatgggtttatttctgggtcttcaattttattccattgatctacctgcctttttCTGTACCAATAAAATGTGGtttctatcactattgctctgtagtttagcttgaggtcagggatagtgatatctccagaagttctcttattgttcaaaattgttttcactatgctgggtcttttgtttttccagatgaagttgagaattgttctttctatgagtgAAGAACTGTTTTGGAATCTTGAaggcgattgcattgaatctgtagaatgcttttggtaggatgaccatttttactatgttaatcctaccaatccatgagcatgggagatctttacatcttctgaggtcttctttgatttcttttttcagggatctgaagttcttgccCTACAGATCTTGTATTTTTTTGGTCAAAGttacaccaagttattttatactatttgtgactattgtgaagggtgtggttTCCATTAATTCTTTCTCAACCCATGtgtcctttgtataaagaaaacctactgatttgtttgaattaattttatatccagccactttgctgaagttattagcTGTAGTtctatggtagaattttttggggggtggatcacttatgtatactatcacatcatctataaatagtgataccttgactttttctttccaactcatatccctttgatctccctttgttattttattgttctagttagaactgtaagtactatattaaatagggagagagtgggcagccttgtcttgtccctgatattagtgggattgcttctatattctttccatttaatttgatgttggctgttggtttgctatatatcttctattatgtttaggtaccttccatgaattcctgatcgttctaggacttttaacatgaaggtgtgTTGTATTTTTTGAAGGGTTTTACAGTATtttatgagatgatcatgtggggtttCCCTTTGAGTTGGTTTATATAGGGTATTATGTTAATGAATTTTTGtatattcaaccatccctgcatctctgggatgaagcctacttgttcatgatgAATaagtgttttgatgtgttcttggatttggtttgctaggattttattaagaatttttgctTCAATAGTGAAATTGGTAAGTGAAATAGTGaaatcataagtgaaattggtcttgAAGTTCTCTTGTTTGGAGTCTTTGTgtgctttaggtatcagagtaactaggaattaggtagtgttctttctggttctattttgtggaagaattTGAGGAGTGATGGTGttagctctttttaaaaatatttttattttctatattctttgtttacattccaaatgatttctcctttcccagatccccccccccatatgtcccataaaccttcttctctctacccattctccaatcacctctctcctttttctctgtcctgatactcccctccaatactagatcaatcctttccaggatcaggaccctctccatacttcttcacgggagtcatttgttatgcaatttgtgccttgggtatttagggctactgggctaattaatatccacttatcagagattgcattccatgtgtattcttttgtgactgggttacctcatttaggttgatattttccagatcaaaccatttgcctaaaaattttgtgaactcattgtttctaattgctcagtagtattccattgtgtaaataaaccacattttctgtatccattcctcctttgaagggcatctgtgttctttccagcttctggctattataaataaggctgctatgaacataatggagcatgtgtctttattgcatgccggggaatcctttgggtatatgcccaggagaggtatagcagggtcctccagaagtgtcatgtccagttttctgaggaacctccagactgatttccaaagtggttgtaccattttacagccccaccagcagtggaggagtgttcctctttctccacatccttgccaacatgtgctgtctcatgagttttggaccttagcctttctgactggtgtaaggtaaaatctcagggttgttttgatttgcatttccctaatgactaatgatgttgagcacttcctgaatagaacaccaatagcttatgctctaagatcaagaattgaccaatgggacctcataaaactacaaagtttctgtaaggcaaaggacactgtcaaaaggacaaaacttcaaccaacagattgggaaaggatcttcaccaaccctgaatcctacagagggctaatatctaatatgtacaaagaactcaagaaagtagaacccagagaaccaaataacaccattaaaatgtggggtacaaagctaaacaaagaattttcgcatgaagaacttcggagagctgagaaacaccttaagaaatggtcaacatcattaatcattagggaaatgcaaatcagaacaaccctgagatttcacctcacaccagtcagaatggctaagatcaaaaactcaggagacagcaggtgttggcgaggatgtggagaaagaggaacactcctccactgctggtgggaatgcaagatggtgcaaccactttggaaatcagtctggctgttcctccgaaaactgggcttGACAGTTcctgagaaccctgttatactactcctgggcacatatccagaggattcttcagcatacaataaggacacatgctccactatgttcatagcagccctatttgtagtagccagaagctggaaagaacctaggtgtccttcaacggatgaatggatacaaaaaatgtggtatatttacacaatggagtactattcagtcattagaaacaatgaattcatgaaattcttagacaaatgaatggagctggagaacatcatactaagtgaggcaacccagtctcaaaagatcaataatggcatgcactcattgataagtgggtattagcctagaaactttgaataccaaagacataatccacaaattaaatgaagtccaaaaacaatggaggagtggcccctggttctggaaagactcagtacaagagtataggggaattccagaacagggaagtgggaaggggtggatggaggagcaggggagggaagatggtttatcagacttgcggggagtggagacccagaaaaggggaaattattggaaatgtaaataaaaaatatatcaataaaaaaaagaatgggtcaattcacattcttctgcatgctgacctccaattgaaccagcaccatttgttgaacaggctatctttttttccactggatgtttttggatactttgttgaagatcaagtgactataggtgcatggattcatttctgggtcttcaattctattccattggtccacttgcctgtcactgtgccaataccatatagtttttaacactattgctctgtagtattgcttgaagtcagggatactgattccccctgaatttcttttgttgttgagaatagttttagctatcctgggttttttgttattctagatgaatttgagaattgccttttctaattctgtgaagaactgagttgggattttgatggggattgtgttgaatctgtacattgcttttggcaagatggccattttaactgtattaatcctgtaaatccacgagcatggcagattttttcattttctgaggtcttcttcattttccttcttcagtgacctgaagttcttgtcgtatagatctttcacttgtttgcttagagtcacaccaagatactttatattgtttgtggctattgtgaagggtgtcatttccctaacttctttctcagtctgcttatcctttgagtataggaaggcaactgattttcttgagttgattttatagccagtcactttgctgacgttgtttatcagctataggagttctctggtggaggttttcaggtcacttaagtaaactatcatgtcatctgcaaatagtgataatttgacttcttcctttccaatttgtatccccttatgttgtctaattgctctagctagaagttcaagtagtatattgaaaagatatgtagagagagTACAGCcttgaatactttgatccttcttagaatgtGGAACAAAGTACCCATTGGAGTAAATACAGATACAAAGTTtgacacagagactgaaggaaaggccattcagagactgccccacctggggatccatcccatattcagttacccaacccaggcactattgtagatgccaagaagtactttctGACatgagtctgatatagctgtctcttggggtactctgtcagagcctgacaaagacagaggcagatgcttacatATAACCTTTGGGCTTAGCATGGGTTTCCCTATAGAGGAGATAAAGATCTGAAGGAAATTAGGGGTTTGCAACTTCATTAGAAGAActataatatcaaccaaccatacctCCAAGAGctttccaggaactaaaccaccatccaaagagtacacatggaggtacccatggctccagccacaaatGTAGAAGAacatggccttgtcagacatcaatgagaggagaggcccctggaccTGTAAATGCTGGTTGCCCTAGTGCAGGGGATttccatgacagggaagcaggagtgggtgggttagtgagcgggggggggtgggggggggtggggggtggagggggtatggggggtgtggggagtgggggtgtgggGCGTAgtgagggggaatgggatagggggttttcggaagggaaacaaggaaaatggataacattccaaatataaataaagaaaatatctagaaaaaaagaagcaacacctcagtgtgtttatttttttaaagcattccaTATTGTTTATGTGACTTCTCGTATATTAATAGCATTTTTGACAACACTTGCCTTTTCCTTTATAACAGGAGCCAACAAAATTATACAACCATGGACATTCACAGTAGTGACAGAAACCTTTTCTTTGGATACATTCTTTTGTATCATGGCCAAAAgctgttagaaaagaaaagaacagaaaaacctTAGTCTCTTGGCTATCACTGTGGTCACATTTAGCACTCTGATGATCATATAAGAGTTCAATACAAAGtatatacaaaagaaataattttataacttgtATCCTGGACATGTAATAAAATATGAGATGTCTTGAACTAACACACCAGGGAGAGTCCCACAGCTAAATATCCACATAGATTGTGGTTTttacattagaaaacaaatgttGAATActtcttttctattcattttgagacagggtatcactctATAAGCCTCACTGgcttggaattcattatgtagttcAGGATGGCTTTGACTCATCCTCTTAGATGTTGGGATTATAGGAAGAACCATGATCTCTGGCTGTAGAAAATTCTCATCACCACAAACTCTTCAGTGGGACTGTGATGCTATGGTGGTGGGAGGAAAGGGAGTGACACTCGACTTTCCCATCCCAGAACTTCCTCAAAGATGCATCACAGCTTAACCCATCTACTTCCTAACACTAAACCCATCTTTTTGAATTCTGTATCATAGCTTTTCTCTACATTTTGGGGGTTCTGTCTTTTCTTGTGTATGATTGTTGAAAGAGCAATGCTCTAAATCTAACATTGATCTCTATAATGATCATCCCTAATCAGACCCTTCAGAGGTTACCATATccagattttgtttccttttatggaGCTGGTGGATGCTGGCATGACTCTAAGAGGATGCTTTGTGTATTCTATGTTCCCTGGTGAAATACTTGCACTAGGATGAGCAATAGAGATCAAGTTTTGAAAGCATATTGCTGAGTTTGTTTTCCTTAATGGCATCATtaatctgtatatatacatatatgtatatatgtttctcCTCTTTAATGTtgataaattttaattgttttaaattattggcTTGACAGAGTCTCAAGAGTCACTTGGAAAAAGGGCTTTCGTTGTGTCTGTTGAGATTATCTTGGTTGTGTTAATCAGTGTGAGATAATCCATTTTAACTGTGCATTGGACGATTCTCAGGCACGCATCATGGATCatataaatggagaaaatgaggaaTAATGTACTCCTTCGTTGCTCTCTGATTTTGGACTATGGCttattgaagtttcttttttagtttctatGGAAAAATATCCTGAGAAAAGCAACTTATGAGAGAAAGGGCTTAGTTCATAATTACATGTTACAATTTATTAGTACAAAAATATCAAGGTGGCAGGAAGTTGAAGAAATTAGTTGTCATAACCACAatcaaaagaagagaggagagagaagagggacagagagagacagagagagagagagagagagagagagagagagagagagagagagacagacagacagacagacagacagaatgcaTACACTTTGAGAGACAAAGAAATAGGAGAggacagtcagagagacagagtgagagagagagagagttcaagcGAGGGAGACAGCAAGCAAGGGAGGGAGTAAGACAGTGAGATAGTTACTATTagcaagatagatagatgatagatagatgatagatacatgatagatagatgatagatagatagatgatagatagatgatagataaatagatgatagataggtagatagataggtagatagatggacgaatagatagatgatagatggatggatagatggatagatagatagatagatagatagatagagaactTGCATGCCACTGCTTAGTGCCCTTTCTGCAGTCTATTATAGTTCAGGCCCTAAACCCTGGAGATGGTGACAATTTTTAATGGGCAGGTCTTCTTACTTCAGTTAATGCAACAAAGACAATCACCTATAGATAACCTAGACAATACCTAATTGATATTCTTTTCCCATGCCATTATAGATTGTGTCAATTAGACAACAGTATCCATTAGGTGGATACAGTGTGACTACCTACTTCAGTTCCCattgccctggcttccctgccaCAGTGTATCATGTACTAAGCTGGgagttaaaataaacttttttccatttgtttattttttcagacTATCATATCACATCAGAAAACTAAACCAAGGCAATGGCTAAGCAGAAGAGGTTTAATAGAATAGGTCTATTTTAGAGCCAAGGAGAGACTGAGAACTCAGTTCACTCAATGCCTCCCTGATATAACAGATGACAAATGTGTCCCTTGTCTTCACAGATTAGAAAATCCAGAAAAGCAATGCCTGGACCATGATGGAATCTCCTGCCCTTGTTTTGATTCTCATTCTTCTTAAGTATACCTCTGGCTGATCATCTCCTTCTGCTAATCTGTAGAATGAAACTCTGGCTTTTAACTTTACTAGACTGGGCTAATCAGAAGAAAGAATTAGCAATGGTCTTTGTGTGAAGTAATTCAGTTATATTAGGAGTTCAAGATTTTGCTATGCAGTGATGATGGTTCACTTGATCCCTCATGCCTTGGATTGGGCTCTTGACCTACTGAACATAAGTTATGTGATTAGAGTAGACTTTCTATCCAAGAAATAGTCATATGGCTTCCTTTTATTCACAGGGACACTGTgaggaataatataaaatgagagTACTTGTACTTCATTCTAAGCCTCTGCTTCTTACAAACGACCTTTCAAGACATGCATCATCTGTCTTGAACTTACCTAATCTAAAACATCAAGTTCATATTCCCCATTATCAAAGTGTATTGCAGTCATGTGTTAAATGGGCCTGTGAAAGGCACTAAAGGAGCAGGTGCCTGACTCTTGATAGAAATCTGGCTTCTTGGTGAGATCTGCCTTCCTGGGGATAAGAAAGAATGGTTTCTACAAAGAATATTTCCTAGATGACCATGACAAGACGGTGGTTGAAGATCTTGAGAAATCTCTATTTCTAGCTCTTCATTCTGGACAAGCTCATTGCCCTGATACCTGGGCCACAGAATGAAGTCCCTGATGGCTGTTGGCTGCAGGGTGTTGACCCTAGGAATTCTCTCCTGCTGATTGCTCCTCAGACCCAAAACTCATTTATCACCAGTTCTTTGAGCCAGTGTACTCAGGTCTGGTCAAGAGTTCAGCAGGTCTTGGCACTTACCTTGGTTGCTCTGGAAGAAATACATAGAGAGGATCAGCAGCAGAAAGCAGATCTTCATGATTCCTGCACACGGAGCTGATTAAAGACAAGGCCAGAGCTGGCCTAAGAGAGTCAGGAATAAGTAACTTCTGAGAGGAGACATAAGGAGGAGTTGCAATCTAGAGTAACTGTCCAATAGCTGAGCTTCAGTATGTAtcctgaggaaactcaaatccTGAGGGCATTCTGTCTCTGTTGCCTGGGCTTTTGCTTTTCTACTGAAAATGCTAAGTGCCACTTGTCTAAGCAGGACTCATAAATTCTCCATAGGAAACTCAGAcaactttttaaaactatgtatttAAACTTATTATAGTTACACATTTGGTTGGGTTTCACTCATCGTTTGTCCCCTGGTGGTTTTACAGTACGGGACATGGATAGAAAGCAGAGGGAAATGTCTTCCGCAGACTCATATTTTTATGACTTAAatgccataatttaaaaatatggtgGACATATCACAAACTTTTAGAGGAAAACAGACCTTGAAAAATGTCCATTTACATCAACAGTTTGATAGGAATGTAGCATTCTAAATCATGGTCAGAGCCAAATAAAAGAAGGGTGTAAATCAGGAGCCTGGATCCTGTCTCCGTTTCAGTCAGCCAATGTCCCTACGATTTCACTGACACACAGCTCTCTATGTTTTTTAGCCTCTGGG containing:
- the LOC127668378 gene encoding beta-defensin 38-like, whose product is MKICFLLLILSMYFFQSNQAFGHDTKECIQRKGFCHYCECPWLYNFVGSCYKGKGKCCQKCY